A portion of the Halococcus hamelinensis 100A6 genome contains these proteins:
- a CDS encoding DUF7342 family protein, which translates to MVTQEEELRGTEQWEAKTEGFDRILSVALTLEKPRPVSWISEEARVSENTARKYLERFHEMDALTVAEQGATTYYPNSAYLRFRDVSHVATELDREELEKRVTSLSEKSEAIGEMYEASGPGQLRERVTDEDISTDELRKLREAASEWESLDYRLSISREALERYDQHNMSHRQQVV; encoded by the coding sequence ATGGTGACACAGGAAGAAGAGCTAAGAGGCACTGAACAGTGGGAAGCAAAGACAGAAGGGTTTGATAGAATCCTCTCCGTAGCGCTAACACTGGAAAAACCAAGGCCTGTCTCATGGATAAGTGAGGAAGCCCGTGTTTCGGAGAACACCGCTCGAAAATACTTGGAGCGCTTTCACGAGATGGACGCATTGACGGTTGCTGAGCAAGGGGCTACTACCTATTACCCCAACTCAGCATATCTCCGATTCCGCGATGTTTCCCACGTCGCGACGGAACTAGACCGGGAAGAGTTAGAAAAAAGAGTCACCTCGCTGAGTGAAAAGTCGGAAGCGATTGGGGAGATGTACGAGGCCAGTGGGCCTGGTCAACTCCGAGAGCGGGTAACTGATGAAGACATATCCACAGATGAACTGAGAAAGCTTCGCGAAGCAGCATCTGAGTGGGAATCTTTGGATTACCGCCTCTCGATCTCTCGAGAGGCTCTAGAACGATATGACCAGCACAACATGAGTCACCGGCAACAGGTGGTATAA
- a CDS encoding tyrosine-type recombinase/integrase has translation MAEIGDVQGFEKAYSQQLEKLRSADIDERDRKNIRSLVQQRNVNGIQKSTNVGTLNRCRLAAERAHKPLIEFDVDDYYGFHDALELDHDLADGTLRNYRKALKRYAEHTDLDWAEEVVIGRVATANDTIDPSKLLTDDEVSAMLDAAAGGRNAARDKAIMAMLRDSGMRVGALCNLRIHDVEFTESAGEYTVQDLPGNKDAEGTRPFTWARALLVNWLSVHPRPNDDDAPLFTKSDDDNIVSGPGEALSTGAVRKMLYTTANRADIDIDRERVRPHNWRDTTIADWKLDGLSDQQIKHRSHHVEDSDMLSRYGPLEDREMNESILEHYGIEEGTARTPDLEQCPQCGTSVRPGAHFCQQCGLAFDDAAREKLESVKSGARDHTVDEDDPGNRETLTKIAAAADVDPADVNALLD, from the coding sequence ATGGCCGAGATCGGCGACGTCCAGGGGTTCGAAAAGGCGTACAGTCAGCAGCTCGAAAAGCTCCGATCGGCCGACATCGATGAACGCGATCGGAAGAATATTCGATCGCTCGTCCAGCAGCGCAACGTCAACGGTATCCAGAAGTCGACCAACGTCGGCACGCTCAACCGGTGCCGACTCGCTGCCGAGCGCGCCCACAAGCCCCTCATCGAATTCGACGTCGACGACTACTACGGTTTTCACGACGCCCTCGAACTCGACCACGACCTCGCCGACGGCACTCTCCGAAACTACCGAAAAGCGCTGAAACGCTACGCCGAGCACACCGATCTCGACTGGGCCGAGGAGGTCGTCATCGGCAGGGTCGCCACCGCCAACGACACCATCGACCCCTCGAAGCTCCTCACCGACGACGAGGTGAGTGCCATGCTCGACGCCGCCGCGGGTGGTCGAAACGCCGCCCGCGATAAGGCCATCATGGCGATGCTCCGTGACTCGGGGATGCGCGTCGGCGCGCTCTGTAATCTTCGGATCCACGACGTGGAGTTCACCGAGAGCGCCGGCGAGTACACCGTCCAGGACCTCCCCGGAAACAAGGATGCCGAGGGAACGCGGCCGTTCACCTGGGCTCGCGCACTCCTGGTCAACTGGCTCAGTGTCCACCCGAGGCCGAACGATGACGATGCCCCGCTGTTCACCAAGTCCGACGACGACAACATCGTCTCCGGTCCCGGTGAAGCGCTCTCGACGGGAGCCGTCCGGAAGATGCTCTACACGACTGCCAATCGGGCTGACATCGACATCGATCGCGAGCGCGTCCGCCCGCACAACTGGCGGGATACCACGATCGCCGACTGGAAGCTCGACGGGCTCTCCGACCAGCAGATCAAACACCGGTCGCACCACGTCGAGGATTCGGATATGCTCTCGCGATACGGTCCGCTCGAGGACCGCGAGATGAACGAATCCATCCTCGAACACTACGGGATCGAGGAGGGGACTGCTCGAACGCCCGACCTCGAACAGTGCCCGCAGTGCGGGACGAGCGTTCGACCTGGTGCTCACTTCTGTCAGCAGTGTGGTCTCGCCTTCGACGACGCAGCTCGCGAAAAGCTCGAGAGCGTCAAGTCGGGCGCTCGTGACCACACCGTCGACGAGGACGACCCCGGGAACCGGGAGACACTCACCAAGATCGCCGCGGCGGCCGACGTCGACCCTGCCGATGTCAATGCACTGCTCGACTGA
- a CDS encoding SDR family NAD(P)-dependent oxidoreductase, with protein sequence MTDGSDRSTETVRRRSSVADHTAVVTGGSSGIGREIAATFVADGADVVVCSRSQADVETVADELNGQDLPGEVLPVEADVTDCEEVEALAEATVEEFGDVDVLVNNAGGGGDLSHLDSLDPDEWDRLVRVNLTGTYNVTRAFADALTDGGGAVVNVASMAGEYGIPGMSAYGAAKAGVISLTRTLANEWAAEDVRVNAVSPGYVATETIKERMGVDDPDRSDVDREIGTPGEVADLVRFLASPAASFVTGRSVVIKGPPVTPADPDSA encoded by the coding sequence ATGACTGATGGCTCCGATCGCTCGACCGAGACGGTCCGAAGACGATCGAGCGTCGCCGACCACACCGCGGTCGTCACGGGCGGGTCGAGCGGCATCGGGCGCGAGATAGCCGCGACGTTCGTCGCCGACGGGGCCGACGTGGTGGTCTGTTCGCGCTCGCAAGCGGACGTCGAGACCGTCGCCGACGAGCTGAACGGCCAGGACCTCCCGGGCGAGGTCCTTCCCGTCGAAGCCGACGTCACCGACTGCGAGGAGGTCGAAGCGCTCGCCGAGGCCACCGTCGAGGAGTTCGGCGACGTCGACGTCCTCGTGAACAACGCGGGCGGAGGCGGCGACCTCTCGCATCTCGACTCGCTCGACCCCGACGAGTGGGACCGCCTCGTTCGGGTGAACCTCACCGGCACCTACAACGTAACCCGTGCGTTCGCCGACGCGCTCACCGACGGCGGCGGCGCGGTGGTCAACGTCGCGAGCATGGCGGGCGAGTACGGGATCCCGGGGATGTCGGCCTACGGCGCGGCGAAGGCGGGTGTCATCTCGCTCACCCGCACGCTCGCGAACGAGTGGGCCGCCGAGGACGTCCGAGTCAACGCGGTCTCGCCGGGCTACGTCGCCACCGAGACGATCAAAGAGCGGATGGGCGTCGACGACCCCGACCGGAGCGACGTCGACCGCGAGATCGGGACCCCAGGTGAGGTCGCGGACCTGGTCCGTTTCCTCGCCAGCCCGGCCGCCTCGTTCGTCACCGGTCGTTCGGTCGTGATCAAGGGTCCGCCCGTGACGCCCGCCGACCCGGACTCGGCGTAA
- a CDS encoding thioredoxin domain-containing protein produces the protein MTVTERNRLDNERSPYLRQHADNPVNWQPWDDDALEAAREHDVPIFLSIGYSSCHWCHVMADESFEDERVAERLNEDFVPIKVDREERPDLDRLYQTVIGMVSGRGGWPLSVWLTPDGRPFYIGTYFPPEAKRGQPGFLDLLDSITEAWETEREDIEGRADQWADAMTGELEATPEPGDPPGSELLETAARSAVRNADREYGGSGRGQKFPQTGRLRLLMEAADRIDDEEFGTVAREALDAMADGGLRDHVGGGFHRYTTDREWTVPHFEKMLYDNAELVRAYLDGYRLFGDERYAEVARETLGFVERELTSPEGGFFSTLDAQSVDESGEREEGAFYVWTPDEVHDAVGDDRAAELFCERYGISESGNFENGTTVLTLAADVQGLADEYDTTVEEVEADLERAREAVFAARAERSRPDRDEKVLAGWNGLMVAAFAEAGLALDPRFAETAVAALDFVREELWNEEEERLSRRYKDGEVKIDGYLEDYAFLARGALACYEATGDVHHLGFALDLARAIESEFWDPEEGTLYFTPSSGESLVARPQELDDQSTPSSTGVAVETLLALDHFAPDEEFAGIAERVLETHAETIESSPLARASLALAAERRSAGSLELTVVADSLPDAWRERIGREFLPGRVLTRRPRTDDDLGTWLDTLDLAESPPIWADRTQRDGDPTAYVCRSFTCSPPQTEIEEALSWVEKLGPQDGSDPESELGFDGN, from the coding sequence ATGACCGTCACCGAGCGAAACCGACTCGATAACGAACGCAGTCCCTACCTCCGCCAGCACGCCGACAACCCCGTCAACTGGCAGCCCTGGGACGACGACGCGCTCGAGGCGGCCCGCGAGCACGACGTCCCGATATTCCTCTCGATCGGCTACTCGTCGTGTCACTGGTGTCACGTCATGGCCGACGAGAGCTTCGAGGACGAGCGGGTGGCCGAACGGCTCAACGAGGACTTCGTCCCGATCAAGGTCGACCGGGAGGAGCGGCCCGACCTCGACAGGCTCTACCAGACCGTGATCGGGATGGTCTCCGGACGGGGTGGATGGCCGCTGTCGGTCTGGCTCACGCCCGATGGCCGGCCCTTCTACATCGGGACCTACTTCCCGCCGGAGGCGAAACGCGGCCAGCCCGGGTTCCTCGACCTCCTCGATTCGATCACCGAGGCGTGGGAGACCGAGCGCGAGGACATCGAGGGACGCGCCGACCAGTGGGCCGATGCGATGACGGGCGAACTCGAAGCCACCCCGGAACCGGGCGACCCGCCGGGGAGTGAACTCCTCGAAACGGCTGCGAGGAGCGCCGTGCGAAACGCGGACCGGGAGTACGGTGGCTCGGGTCGGGGTCAGAAGTTCCCACAGACCGGCCGGCTCCGGCTCCTGATGGAAGCCGCCGACCGGATCGACGACGAGGAGTTCGGGACCGTCGCCCGTGAGGCGCTCGACGCGATGGCGGATGGGGGATTGCGCGACCACGTCGGCGGCGGGTTCCACCGCTACACCACCGACCGCGAGTGGACGGTTCCCCACTTCGAGAAGATGCTCTACGACAACGCCGAACTCGTCCGGGCCTACCTCGACGGCTACCGGCTGTTCGGCGACGAGCGCTACGCCGAGGTCGCCCGCGAGACCCTCGGCTTCGTCGAACGCGAACTCACGAGTCCCGAAGGAGGATTCTTCAGTACGCTCGACGCCCAGAGCGTGGACGAATCGGGCGAGCGCGAGGAGGGTGCGTTCTACGTCTGGACACCAGACGAGGTTCACGATGCAGTCGGCGACGACCGCGCCGCCGAGCTGTTCTGCGAACGCTACGGGATCTCCGAGTCGGGCAACTTCGAGAACGGAACGACGGTGCTGACGCTGGCTGCTGACGTCCAGGGGCTCGCCGACGAATACGACACCACCGTCGAGGAGGTCGAGGCCGACCTCGAACGCGCCCGCGAGGCCGTGTTCGCGGCGCGCGCGGAGCGCTCGCGACCCGACCGCGACGAGAAAGTGCTGGCGGGCTGGAACGGGTTGATGGTCGCGGCGTTCGCCGAGGCGGGGCTCGCGCTCGACCCCCGGTTCGCGGAGACCGCAGTGGCGGCGCTCGACTTCGTCCGCGAGGAGCTCTGGAACGAGGAGGAAGAGCGGCTCTCCCGGCGGTACAAGGATGGCGAGGTGAAGATCGACGGCTATCTCGAGGATTACGCCTTCCTCGCGCGCGGCGCGCTCGCCTGCTACGAGGCGACCGGCGACGTGCACCACCTCGGGTTCGCGCTCGACCTCGCGCGAGCCATCGAATCGGAGTTCTGGGACCCCGAGGAGGGGACCCTCTACTTCACGCCGAGCAGCGGCGAGTCGCTCGTCGCACGCCCACAGGAACTCGACGACCAGTCGACGCCCTCCAGTACCGGCGTCGCGGTCGAGACCCTGCTCGCGCTCGACCACTTCGCCCCCGACGAGGAGTTCGCCGGGATCGCCGAGAGGGTGCTCGAAACCCACGCCGAGACAATCGAATCCTCGCCGCTCGCACGCGCCTCGCTCGCGCTCGCGGCCGAACGTCGTAGTGCGGGATCGCTCGAACTCACCGTGGTCGCCGATTCGCTCCCCGACGCGTGGCGCGAGCGGATCGGTCGGGAGTTCCTCCCCGGCCGGGTGCTCACGCGCCGCCCGCGGACCGACGACGACCTGGGGACCTGGCTCGACACCCTCGACCTCGCGGAGTCCCCACCCATCTGGGCCGACCGAACCCAGCGTGACGGCGATCCAACGGCCTACGTCTGCCGGTCGTTCACCTGCTCGCCGCCACAGACGGAGATCGAGGAGGCGCTGTCGTGGGTCGAGAAACTCGGTCCTCAGGACGGATCTGACCCCGAATCGGAACTCGGCTTCGACGGGAACTGA
- a CDS encoding aldo/keto reductase: MEYTTLGNTGMTVSKICLGCMSFGSSDWREWVLEEEESQEIIDRAVDLGINFFDTANMYSRGESERVVGNALSGYDRDWLVLATKVFNPMDDDNPNAQGLSRKAIEQELQHSLDRLGMDTIDLYQTHRWDYDAPIEETLRTLDDAVRRNQVRYIGGSSMWAHQFAEALHTSDSLDLERFATMQNHYSLAYREEEREMLPLCEKEDVGVIPWSPLARGYLTRPHEEFDTTTRAETDDYAKEHPYAANGGQEVNERVEELAEDEGATMAQIALAWMLHKDWVDAPIVGTTSVEHLEDAVAALDISLAESDIEYLEEPYGPVPVSGHQ; the protein is encoded by the coding sequence GTGGAATATACGACCCTCGGTAACACGGGCATGACGGTGAGCAAGATCTGTCTCGGCTGTATGAGCTTCGGGAGTTCGGACTGGCGCGAGTGGGTGCTCGAAGAGGAGGAGAGCCAGGAGATCATCGATAGAGCGGTGGATCTCGGGATCAACTTCTTCGATACGGCGAACATGTACTCGCGAGGCGAGTCCGAGCGCGTCGTCGGCAACGCGCTTTCGGGCTACGACCGCGACTGGCTGGTGCTCGCCACCAAGGTCTTCAACCCGATGGACGACGACAACCCCAACGCCCAGGGGCTCTCGCGCAAGGCCATCGAACAGGAGCTCCAGCACTCCCTCGACCGGCTGGGGATGGACACCATCGACCTCTATCAGACCCACCGCTGGGACTACGACGCGCCGATCGAGGAGACCCTGCGGACCCTCGACGACGCCGTCCGCCGGAATCAGGTGCGCTACATCGGCGGCTCGTCGATGTGGGCCCACCAGTTCGCGGAGGCCCTCCACACCAGCGATTCGCTCGACCTCGAACGGTTCGCGACGATGCAGAACCACTACAGCCTCGCCTACCGCGAGGAGGAGCGCGAGATGCTACCCCTCTGTGAGAAGGAAGACGTGGGAGTGATCCCCTGGAGTCCCCTCGCGCGGGGCTACCTCACCCGTCCCCACGAGGAGTTCGACACCACCACTCGGGCGGAGACCGACGACTACGCGAAGGAACACCCCTACGCCGCGAACGGCGGCCAGGAGGTCAACGAACGCGTCGAGGAGCTCGCCGAAGACGAAGGGGCGACGATGGCCCAGATCGCGCTCGCGTGGATGCTCCACAAGGACTGGGTCGACGCGCCCATCGTCGGCACCACGAGCGTCGAACACCTCGAAGACGCGGTGGCGGCGCTCGACATCTCGCTCGCCGAGAGCGACATCGAATACCTCGAAGAGCCCTACGGGCCGGTGCCCGTCTCGGGTCACCAGTGA
- a CDS encoding SRPBCC family protein translates to MPPEIERTTDGRRLVVSRSIEVPADVVWRVLTDTERWPEWGPSVAAVECADRFVTAGSRGYVRPPGPGSLLGRGSGSMGPRIPFRIVDCENHRWTWRVAGIPATGHRVEEEGETCRVAIEVPMLAAGYVPVCRRALGEIARVALCER, encoded by the coding sequence ATGCCGCCCGAAATCGAGCGGACCACGGACGGCCGCCGACTCGTGGTCTCCCGCTCTATCGAGGTGCCAGCCGATGTCGTCTGGCGAGTACTTACGGACACCGAGCGCTGGCCCGAGTGGGGACCGTCCGTCGCGGCGGTCGAGTGTGCCGACCGGTTCGTCACCGCCGGGTCGCGTGGCTACGTCCGACCCCCTGGCCCGGGATCTCTCCTCGGTCGCGGTTCGGGCTCGATGGGGCCTCGAATACCGTTTCGGATCGTCGATTGCGAGAACCACCGCTGGACGTGGCGGGTCGCGGGGATCCCGGCGACGGGCCACCGGGTCGAGGAGGAAGGAGAGACCTGCCGGGTCGCCATCGAGGTGCCGATGCTCGCCGCCGGCTACGTGCCGGTCTGCCGGCGAGCGCTCGGCGAGATAGCGCGGGTCGCGCTCTGCGAGCGATGA
- a CDS encoding SRPBCC family protein: MPTYQHESRIRAPFEDVWDFHSGIEGLTAVTPEFMNLRVEASRGPDGEPDPDVLEEGATVDLSMRPFGVGPRQGWTSTIVERREESGAALFRDEMTDGPFPSWTHTHSFYADGEATIARDRVEYRLPFGELGRLAGPFAVVGFEPMFRYRHAETRRLLE; the protein is encoded by the coding sequence ATGCCGACCTACCAGCACGAATCGCGGATCCGTGCCCCGTTCGAGGACGTCTGGGACTTCCACTCGGGTATCGAGGGGCTCACCGCGGTCACGCCCGAATTCATGAACCTCCGGGTAGAGGCGTCGCGCGGCCCCGACGGCGAGCCCGACCCCGATGTTCTTGAGGAAGGGGCCACGGTCGACCTCTCGATGCGACCGTTCGGCGTCGGGCCGCGCCAGGGCTGGACCTCGACCATCGTCGAGCGTCGCGAGGAAAGCGGGGCGGCGCTGTTCCGCGACGAGATGACCGACGGGCCGTTCCCGAGCTGGACCCACACCCACAGCTTCTACGCCGACGGCGAGGCGACCATCGCGCGCGACCGGGTCGAGTACCGGCTCCCGTTCGGCGAGCTCGGCCGTCTCGCCGGCCCGTTCGCCGTCGTCGGGTTCGAGCCGATGTTCCGGTACCGGCACGCCGAAACGCGACGGCTGCTCGAATAG
- the thyX gene encoding FAD-dependent thymidylate synthase, giving the protein MDVRLLEATDDPERVICTAARCDYSAEYVGDQPFEELMSTIEGDDLDEKKRTLIGHLLSHGHFGPFEHPQATFAVEGISRSCMAQLPRHRHVSFDVQSMRYVAFDEVDPDEVREGAMVVTPPAVTDADWIGRNQRQTDTDEATVERRREVFRESVTQSVESYQELLDLGMAPEDARFVLPIGTEVNLVFSLNARMLMHVADMRAAADSQWEIRELTESILDLAAEWCPVTFEYYDEHLKGRKNRLAP; this is encoded by the coding sequence ATGGACGTCCGTCTGCTCGAAGCCACCGACGACCCCGAGCGCGTGATCTGTACCGCGGCGCGATGCGATTACTCCGCGGAGTACGTCGGCGACCAGCCGTTCGAAGAGCTCATGTCGACCATCGAGGGCGACGACCTCGACGAGAAGAAACGAACCCTGATCGGCCACCTCCTCTCCCATGGGCACTTCGGCCCGTTCGAGCATCCCCAGGCGACCTTCGCGGTCGAAGGGATCTCCCGGTCGTGCATGGCCCAGCTCCCCCGCCACCGCCACGTCTCCTTCGACGTCCAGTCGATGCGCTACGTCGCCTTCGACGAGGTCGATCCCGACGAAGTGCGCGAGGGCGCGATGGTGGTGACGCCGCCCGCCGTCACGGACGCCGACTGGATCGGCCGTAACCAGCGGCAAACGGATACCGACGAGGCGACGGTCGAACGGCGGCGGGAGGTCTTCCGCGAGTCCGTGACCCAGTCGGTCGAGTCCTACCAGGAGCTCCTCGATTTGGGCATGGCCCCCGAGGACGCACGGTTCGTGCTCCCCATCGGGACGGAGGTCAACCTCGTCTTCTCGCTCAACGCCCGGATGTTGATGCACGTCGCCGACATGCGTGCCGCCGCCGACAGCCAGTGGGAGATCCGAGAGCTGACGGAGTCGATTCTCGACCTCGCGGCGGAGTGGTGTCCGGTGACGTTCGAGTACTACGACGAACATCTGAAGGGGCGGAAGAATCGCTTGGCTCCGTAG
- a CDS encoding helix-turn-helix transcriptional regulator encodes MNRLWAFGLVAMVLVGGLALAGPAAAQPGATNASSPSFGETQFVVTVYENGSARWTQRYNQPLANETRTQQFRTYAEEFNTEETPLYTDFRQRATDLTAAGSNATGRTMSARGFTHTAEVTSQPSTTGVVEMSFLWTNFTAPSDGGVTVGDTFENGIYLSPNMSIELQAGPNLGVDWSSVEPTPDASTNGSGNTSDSLTYFGETQFASGQPRVTFTESSDPVGGQSMLTSPLPWAVLAIALAVVLGAVIVRRSSGPVFGSADEGETPPAEAPAGAESATRNGSGSDADADDPDGPATPAVTSADLRSDEDRIVEMLEANGGRMQQTAIVEGTGWSKSKVSTLLSEMADDGTLTKLRVGRENIVSLAGHEPTATRSPFDDE; translated from the coding sequence ATGAACCGGCTGTGGGCGTTCGGCCTCGTCGCGATGGTTCTGGTGGGAGGCCTCGCCCTCGCCGGACCGGCGGCGGCCCAGCCGGGGGCGACCAACGCGTCGAGCCCGTCGTTCGGCGAGACCCAGTTCGTCGTCACGGTCTACGAGAACGGCTCGGCCCGATGGACCCAGCGGTACAACCAGCCGCTCGCGAACGAAACCCGAACCCAGCAGTTCCGGACCTACGCGGAGGAGTTCAACACGGAGGAGACGCCGCTCTACACCGACTTCAGACAGCGGGCGACGGACCTCACCGCCGCCGGGTCGAACGCCACCGGGCGCACGATGAGCGCTCGGGGGTTCACCCACACCGCCGAGGTCACCTCACAGCCGAGCACGACCGGCGTCGTGGAGATGTCCTTCCTCTGGACGAACTTCACCGCGCCGAGCGACGGTGGTGTGACGGTCGGGGACACCTTCGAGAACGGCATCTACCTCTCGCCGAACATGTCGATCGAGCTCCAGGCCGGCCCGAACCTCGGGGTCGACTGGTCGTCGGTGGAGCCGACGCCCGACGCCTCGACCAACGGGTCGGGAAACACCTCCGACTCGCTGACCTACTTCGGCGAGACCCAGTTCGCGAGCGGCCAGCCCCGGGTCACGTTCACCGAGTCCTCGGACCCGGTCGGGGGGCAGTCGATGCTCACCTCGCCGCTCCCGTGGGCGGTGCTCGCGATCGCCCTCGCGGTCGTCCTCGGTGCAGTGATCGTCCGGCGTTCGTCGGGGCCGGTGTTCGGCTCGGCGGACGAAGGGGAGACCCCACCCGCCGAAGCGCCGGCGGGAGCAGAGTCGGCGACGCGCAACGGGTCGGGGAGTGACGCGGACGCCGACGACCCCGACGGTCCGGCCACGCCGGCGGTGACGAGTGCCGACCTCCGGAGCGACGAGGACCGGATCGTCGAGATGCTCGAAGCCAACGGCGGGCGGATGCAACAGACCGCGATCGTCGAGGGGACCGGCTGGTCGAAATCCAAGGTCAGCACCCTCCTCTCGGAGATGGCCGACGACGGAACGCTCACCAAACTCCGGGTCGGCCGCGAGAACATCGTCAGCCTCGCGGGCCACGAACCCACCGCCACCCGGTCGCCGTTCGACGACGAATGA
- a CDS encoding methyltransferase domain-containing protein, with amino-acid sequence MTGDDPLGLAVYDHHRGERDEPLVDRDGTATREQPIQRFYFDARDPEREAAEWESSWLSGPALDIGAGAGRDTLHFQAEFETVALEVSERLVGTMRERGVRDARLGDMFALREAFERDRFRSAFAFGTQVCLAGSMQGLRRFLGDLAFVTTPDGTALLHSYDPDREATSEILGYREDPTPGLAHRVYHTTYRDQHETLFFRLFSPDRLREAAVGTGWRVAEVRRFSTDANDYVAALEKR; translated from the coding sequence ATGACGGGAGACGACCCGCTCGGGTTGGCAGTCTACGACCACCATCGCGGCGAACGGGACGAACCGCTGGTCGACCGCGACGGCACCGCGACCCGCGAACAGCCGATCCAGCGGTTCTACTTCGACGCGCGCGACCCCGAACGCGAGGCCGCCGAGTGGGAGTCGTCGTGGCTTTCGGGCCCCGCGCTCGACATCGGGGCCGGTGCGGGCCGGGATACGCTCCACTTCCAGGCGGAGTTCGAGACGGTGGCGCTCGAAGTCAGCGAGCGCCTCGTCGGGACCATGCGCGAGCGCGGCGTGCGGGACGCCCGGCTCGGCGATATGTTCGCGCTCCGCGAGGCGTTCGAGCGCGACCGGTTCCGCTCGGCGTTCGCGTTCGGCACGCAGGTCTGCCTCGCGGGGTCGATGCAGGGCCTCCGGCGGTTCCTGGGCGACCTCGCGTTCGTGACGACCCCCGATGGGACCGCTCTCCTCCACAGCTACGACCCCGACCGCGAGGCCACCAGCGAAATCCTCGGCTACCGCGAGGACCCGACGCCGGGGCTCGCCCACCGGGTCTACCACACGACCTACCGCGACCAGCACGAGACCCTGTTCTTTCGACTGTTCAGCCCCGACCGGCTCCGCGAGGCCGCCGTTGGAACGGGCTGGCGAGTGGCAGAGGTACGTCGGTTCTCGACGGACGCGAACGACTACGTCGCGGCGCTCGAAAAGCGGTGA
- a CDS encoding DoxX family protein gives MDESSEKADRPSRLGRVVLGLGLALQASEDFRDMGDNVEYAESAGVPMPDLVAPFASGMMVASGLGLACWRFPRLATGGVVTFLTLVTATMHDFWNADEDSKDGERLAFFGNLAMLGGALVFLREAYR, from the coding sequence GTCCAGCGAGAAGGCGGACCGGCCGTCGCGACTCGGTCGGGTGGTGCTCGGGCTGGGGCTGGCGCTCCAGGCCTCGGAGGATTTCCGGGACATGGGGGACAACGTCGAGTACGCCGAGTCGGCGGGGGTGCCGATGCCCGACCTCGTCGCGCCGTTCGCCTCGGGGATGATGGTCGCGAGCGGGCTGGGGCTGGCGTGCTGGCGGTTCCCGCGGCTCGCGACGGGCGGCGTCGTCACCTTCCTCACCCTCGTGACCGCGACGATGCACGACTTCTGGAACGCCGACGAGGACTCCAAAGACGGCGAACGCCTCGCCTTCTTCGGCAACCTCGCGATGCTCGGCGGAGCGCTCGTCTTCCTCCGCGAAGCCTACCGGTAG